The following coding sequences lie in one Pseudomonas svalbardensis genomic window:
- a CDS encoding LysR family transcriptional regulator — translation MNTQWNLEQLRLFVSVAEQRSFSAVARDQRKAQSAVSSSIALLEEDLGVSLFDRSSGRQPKLTEAGNALLDEAREVLRQCERLNGRALAMMRGQEARLRVAQDEAMPYQPIIESFEALAQQFPSLEVQLTSAAQGDVARKLVERRADLGLLFYHDQIPEALERRVLGSVEMVTVCGVGHPLAQQAQVDCQQLARHRQLLMSTQSSVYPGSEPASPQVWRADSFYVMAEWLVRGLGWAWLPRHVVQYPAYQDLMVELVSEWTPPALVVELVWRRDEPLGPAARWLAERFAVHLQTIGEKSR, via the coding sequence TGAACACGCAATGGAATCTGGAGCAGCTGCGGCTGTTTGTCAGCGTAGCGGAGCAGCGTTCGTTTTCTGCGGTAGCGCGGGATCAGCGCAAGGCGCAGTCGGCGGTCAGCAGTTCGATTGCGCTGCTGGAAGAGGACTTGGGCGTCAGCCTGTTCGACCGTAGCAGCGGCCGCCAGCCGAAACTCACCGAGGCCGGCAACGCATTGCTGGATGAGGCGCGGGAAGTGCTGCGCCAATGCGAACGCCTTAACGGTCGGGCGTTGGCCATGATGCGCGGCCAGGAGGCGCGTTTGCGTGTGGCCCAGGATGAGGCGATGCCCTATCAGCCGATCATCGAAAGCTTCGAAGCCCTGGCTCAACAATTTCCCAGCCTTGAAGTGCAATTGACCAGCGCCGCCCAAGGTGATGTGGCGCGCAAACTGGTGGAGCGTCGGGCCGATCTGGGGTTGCTGTTTTATCACGACCAGATTCCCGAAGCGCTCGAGCGGCGGGTGTTGGGCAGCGTCGAAATGGTCACGGTGTGCGGCGTCGGCCACCCATTGGCGCAACAGGCTCAGGTTGATTGTCAGCAACTGGCGCGGCATCGTCAGTTGCTGATGTCCACACAGTCGAGTGTCTATCCCGGTAGCGAACCTGCCAGCCCGCAAGTCTGGCGGGCCGACAGTTTCTACGTGATGGCTGAATGGCTGGTGCGCGGCCTCGGTTGGGCCTGGCTGCCGCGCCACGTGGTGCAGTACCCGGCGTATCAGGATCTGATGGTCGAACTGGTCAGCGAATGGACCCCGCCAGCGCTGGTGGTGGAGTTGGTCTGGCGCCGCGATGAGCCTCTGGGGCCGGCAGCTCGTTGGTTGGCCGAACGTTTTGCCGTGCACTTGCAGACGATCGGTGAAAAAAGCCGATAA